In Anopheles arabiensis isolate DONGOLA chromosome 2, AaraD3, whole genome shotgun sequence, the genomic window TTTGCCACCTGACACTTTCTTCAGCTCGTGCTCGAGATTTTCCTGCAATGCTGCAACACGCCGTTCGAGTTGCTTGTTGCGGAACCCCAAACTGTCCACTTCCTGTTCCGATTTTCGCAGTGTCGCCTCTTTCAGACGTAAAGATTCCCGCAGGGAAGagtttttgttctgttcaTCGAGAACGGCCCGCTTCAGCACGCTCGCTTGGGCACGGAGCTGTAAACAGGCGGAACGATAATCAGATTAAATTGGTGCCGCTTTAACAGGACGCCCTTTGCTGATAGCCGACCCTCATAACACGCCCCCCTGAGAGTTGAAAACTAGCGGAATACCGTCCGCAGGGCTCGTTCCCAGCACTTGTACTTACTTTTGAGTATTCGGTGGCTAGTTTCTGGTATTTGTTGGAGTTTTCTGCTTCCATTGCTTCCATCTATGCTGGGCAGCTTTCACTATACGGTAAAGAACTAACTCTGGGTGTCACAACAGATTGCTGCCAGCATGCATCGGCGGTCGGAGCAATTGGGAATGCGATAACTATCGGCTAGCGACTCATGCTTGTAGCATTGTGGGCGTATTGCTTTATGATAGGAGTAAGCAAGTAAGTTGTTCACTTTACATTCACTTAGATCACTTAAAAACTTTCTTTCCGTAGCACGGAAATTACGGAATATTTTTTCGCACTGCTACGGAAAATGACAACGGCaagaaaaacatttccaatcatgcacgcacacacctacACGCATTGTTGTACACAACTCTGCTCTGACACGTTTGacaggtgggtgaaatatttcacccaCACGCAAAGTGTTGCAGAAAAAAATTCGACTTGATTCAAAGTTTTTAAATCGATTATGCGGCTTTATAATATTAAGAATATTTcgaaaatttttattttatggaaGCACGTGATTTAAATGTGTGCAAAAAGTTTGTTATCGTAAAAAATGTCGGAGCTGCTGAATACGCGGACTTGAAATGTTTCACTGCTTGACGCTGTTGACAGCAATGCTGAATGTCTTGTGGAGGTGATAGTGCAAAAGCAAgcaagagttttttttgtgtgtccaaAAGGTGCATCTTGTTGGCGCAGCTCAGGCGATTTTCTGTCGGGAAAGAAAGTGTCCTCCGCATTTTCGGTGTGGTGAATGTGACTGCTTCGCGAAAAGAGGTTCCGTATGTTGTGCCTGCCGTACCGATAAAAAGCGTATTTTCTCGTGCggtgcttgtgtgtgcgtgtgtgtatgttcccCGATCGAAACAGGTGCCACCTTCTGCAAGTGCCTTTGTGCGTAGATCGGCAGTAatccaaaaacacactcacacacacaatttgcgGTGCTGCAAACAATCTTTGTCATCGACCTCGTCTTCCACCGCCAGAGAGCTAGTGCGGGGCGGATACACTAGCAGGAGAAAGTCACAGGAAGACGTGAAGAAGCCCCGAACGGGAGTTGGAgtgtgtattgtgtgtgtgtgtgagttagaaagagcaaaaacacaaatcgcAAAATGCTAGCCCTGCTAAATCGCATCCTGGACTGGTTCAAAAGTCTCTTCTGGAAGGAGGAGATGGAGCTGACTCTCGTCGGGTTGCAGTATTCCGGCAAGACAACGTTTGTCAACGTAATCGCCGTAAGTGTCTGGCTGGCTGCTTTCCAATTCGTTCCGATTCCAACCCGCCTACCTGCCTACCCGCGCGTATGTGTCCGCCTCACCCGACTGCGCCATGATTAAGAAACTATGAGCGATGGACGGATTTCTCGTCTCCCACCCGCATCACACCCGAGTGCCGCCCGCTTCGCCCCGCCTAATGCGTTATCAGCATTGCCCCTGGTAAATGTGTGACCAAGGATGACTCACAACGCTACCATGCCCTAAACGCGGTATCAGCGGAAAGCATTAACCGTGAATTGTTTGTTGCCTGTCGTGGTTGTTGCTCGAGGCTCTCGCTGTTTCGACGAGATGACACACTTTGGTCGCAGCGAACGTCACAGTCAATTatcgatttatttttccatgctGATGCACGCGCCTTCGTCGCCAGAGTTTTCCTCTGCCGGTTGCCGAAAACTCCGTAATGCGACTGTCATCTTCATCTGCTGGTTGATGCGGGGACATTGTTGCTTTCCGTCCTTTGGTACAGCTATGTGGAGAATGTTTACCAGCGAAAGCAACGACAATAATGTGAAGAAGTGTGGCTGAGGGAGGAGGGGAGGAGAAGGTCAAAATATTTTCATGAATAACATATTTTCGCTCGACGTCAGATTAACGCGTTCATCGAACCCGGGTGGGGCGTGTGGGGTGGTGCGGATGGCTCCCCACTCGCTCGCTTATCAGAGTTAACCGAGTGTGTCGTTTACGTTCATATTAATATCTCAGCGGAAAGccctggtgttgttgttttctgaTTGCATCTGTtattttgtttccctttcaGTCTGGGCAGTTCTGTGAGGATATGATACCGACCGTTGGGTTCAACATGCGCAAGGTAACGAAAGGAAACGTTACGATCAAGGTGTGGGATATCGGAGGCCAGCCACGATTCCGGTCCATGTGGGAGCGGTACTGCCGGGGTGTAAATGCAATCGTGTATGTACCTTTGCCGAGCGTGCGTGTTGCCAAGCGGTGAGACTTATCTTCTCACCTCCTTAAATTTGCACGGTTTCATGTTTTAGGTATATGGTTGATGCCGCGGATTTGGATAAAATGGAAGCCTCACGCAACGAATTGCACTCGCTGCTCGATAAACCCCAGCTGGCCGGTATTCCAGTGTTAGTGCTCGGCAACAAGCGAGACATACCAGGAGCATTAGAGGAAACCGGACTCATCGATCGAATGTGAGTAAAGTATTGCTTATTTaatgtatttaatttatttctgaGTTGCGATATCTGCCATAAAATGGTTACACAAGCCGTATAACCACAATCAGCACTTAAAGGCTACATATCACCATATCAGGCCACATGCCAGGCGCATTCTAAATTCCGGATGATTTTGCTCATTAAATGAATGGCGAGAATATTGCAGAAAGATCTCacgttttcttatttttactatttatGGGGATGATTGGTGCAATATTTAATTTCCTCCTAATTTTGGAACATATAGCGTTTTTGGGACGGTTTTCACATTCTTAATTTTGTACGAGACTCTTTTTAAATACTGCTGAATGGCTCAAAACTGTTAAATAAACTTGAAAATTTGGTTCTTGAGCTGAGATACGATGTTGAGTAAGATTATCTCTTCGTTCGTATTGCTTACCGTTTGTTCTTTAAAAGCTTTACATTATAAAATTTCTGTTATGAATGTACATTCTCTATCAAAACAGTCCATGTCTTGTCTTCTTTTTACAACATCccatttttgtattgttacAACGATGAAAGATCATTTTATATTCCCATTTCTTAGttttattaattgaaaaaacccttcgttaaatatttttcttaaaataatTCCAGGAACTTGTCTAGCATACAAGATCGGGAGATCTGTTGTTATAGTATTTCTTGCAAAGAAAAGGATAACATCGACATTACTTTGCAGTGGCTAATTGCCCACTCAAAGAGCCAAAGTCGTTAAACCTCGGTGATGATGGAATCAAAAACTAAGCTCGTAAGTGTATCGCTAGATCACTGTAGGGGTCAATAATCTTGGGGCGGAAACAGACCTAAAGATGACACAAATCCaaaccaacagaaaaaaaaatctcatatTCAACCCGTCGTGGCATCTAGCCCTACGTTTAACAGCTAATACTTAGGCGCAAGAAAACCTCCCCGAAAAAGGAATTACATTGTGCATTGCGTGGTGCATTGCGAAGGAGATCAATCATTGGCAAACCTGCATCTCAAAGGTAAGCTGATGCAGTTTTGTACACAATGTTTGCTATTCAATAGAACAGTTCACCGATACTTTGCCACAACACCTCGCTTGTGCCAGACAATGCGCACTTGCAAAGCAATTAGGGAGGCCAGCTACGCGTAAAGAAGTACTGTTCAAATGCGTGATGCACTAAAATTATATTATCAGTACTGAATACGTGTGATGCAAAGTGTGGTAGCTCGCACATGTGCCACGCGCCTAAAAGATAGTAAATGTAGTCGCCAACAACTCGTTCGGGAGAACCATCAACCTCTAAGAACAATCCAATATTGCTAAGCTAATGAAGAAACCCTCTAGAAAATCCCGGCATCTAGATAAAGCAAAGCGATTGGTTCtaacagcaaaagcaaaaagtcACATAAATGTGGAACTGATGCGATAACATTGATAGTCAAGGTAGTTGTGAAAGAATAAATTAATTGGAGCATTGTTACCGTTAGAGTGTTGCACGCTAATAGCATAGTAACCGTTACTACAGCGCAGCTACAGACGGAATGAATGTATGGAGTTGTGGCTGTAGTTTCGATTACTTTTGAATGATTCGCGAGGTCGATTTCACAGATTTTCATGTACGCTTCTGAATTATTGGTTTACAAGGCGCAGTGCAACGGAGAGATGCATGTAGATCTGCGGGGATGCATGCAAAACGCAAGAGTTTCAATGTGCTAGAGTTAAGAGGAAAGGTTACTGAAAATGTTACATTGAATTAATTAGCAGCGTATGCCAGCGTTCTTTTGAGGGAGGAGGATTAGTAGCAGTTCACTGTTTAAATATCAATGCAAAAAGATGAGGCAATAGTGTGAATGAAGCATGTTTGAGCGTGATTGTGTGTAAATGTGGCAAAGTATGAATGGGTAAAGATGTTTCCTTTTCTGATATAGATACAAACAAAGAGCGATACATTAACTATCCAAAATAATCGCACCCATATTTACCTTTACGTTTCTGTCAATCAAAACTGGGTTCGGCGATTCGAGGCATAATTTGTGTAACGCGTTAGTTAGTTTCTACCGCTCCTTAAGTAAACAAATTGAATGGAATAATTTTGTTCTACTTTTGGGATTACGATACTCTCCCATATCTTTCCACCCTTTTAAGTTTTAAATTaggttgttttctttgttctaaaaaatCTGTTTTAAATAGTTGCTATGTCATATGATTGACGGTTCGTGTAATTCTTTTTCAACTTTGTGATTTTTAAAACATAGTTTTGTGATTTGCCAATAGAATATATTATATTATCATGAAGCTATTACTACCCTATCCAAAATTGTGAGACACAAACATGATCCTTTGATTTTGTCGTGTGGTGTGGGGATTTGTAAACTTATGGGTTCAACTCCCCGACACGAATAAAGTTCCCGTCACGAAGTCAGCAAAAGAGCAACTAGTATAAACTTTACAAAAGGAAACGTTAGATAGTAGCGATACTGAAATGGTTATGGCGAGGAAGAAAGTGGCAAGGTGCTTTGCTGACcacaaaagcaaaagtaaaacaacattGAAATGGGGGAAACTTAGTAACTATCTTGATACCAATAATTACATCATATAGAAGTTGAAGTGTATATACTGACAAGCATAAAATTATGACGCAAAacatatattaaaaaataaatcaaacaaagaaCAGTACATGCACTGGTTGAGTGAGGTGCAACATTCATGCGCCCTAGGCAATTTTCATCATCCGAAGCTATGGGAGTTGGTAGTTACGTAGGCATAGGCCCTCGTCTTCATACAAACTATCCATGTTCAAGGTTGTTAAGCTTCTATTTATAATAACTTATCCGAACAGATACTAACtcaaatttacattttaaaataattttaatacttTGTATATCACAGCTTATTATATTTCTTATATACGTTATTATTAATGCAATTGTGCATCCTCCTATTTAATCGAACtttgatttgaaattaaatattatgcTACTATTGCCTGTGTTTGTCGACCAACATGAAAAGTAAtatttacaggggttttcagaggttctcataattttgggacactttcaTGAATTTCTCTTAAAGCCCATTGGAAATTCCAATTGAACTCCAAATAAGCTCGGTTCAAAAAGTTTTCCGTAATTCATTTCCTTTGAGAAAGATTCAAAAAAGTGTCCCTATATTGTGAAAGCCCCTGGAAAACTCTTTATTCCTCCTGTGGAACTCGAGTAGTTGATTGTTAAATggattttcaatttattggGTTTATCTTGTTTATTCGTGGGTTCATGGTGTATTTTGtcgttgattttatttccttcgCTACAACTGCAAGTATTTAATCGACTGTGTAAAGTTACCatgaaaacactttaaaatattattatgcTATTATAGTATAGCATTTGTAACAGTAAAAATAGTTAAAGTAATTCAAAATGTGCTTTCTAAGAATTTGATCATATGACGTTCTCAATGGACAGATTGAAGAATTGTACTGCATTTCACTTCTGCCATGCTTACCTTCACGCAAACCTTTCTCACCTTTTCTGTCTATGCTTTCCGGGGCATTGCGGAGTTCGATCGCGCGTGTTGTCGTTTCGTCTGGCTGATCGCTAGTCCCAGTAATGCCATAATCATCTCAATCTTCGCTTTTGGGAGGATCGTTCAGGTGCGAGTCAGCCGGTGATTGATAGACGATCGATGACGAGGCACATTTAATTGGATCGATTTTACGGCCGATTGTACGGATTTGATTAATAACAAATGTTTGATTTCGATTTAATGCCTCTTCATCCTGGATGAGATTTGCTCTGTCTGGCGAGGTGGTGTCAGAACGGCGTGACGCCGGGCGCGATATGCTGCTCCATGTGCGTAGGAAACGTTTTCGTATCCTGCATATGGTGAAAGTCGAATCGATAGGTTTTTTTTGAGTATAGACAAAAAGTGAGGGATTCGGTCATTTTTCTGCCAGTAATTGTGTCTGCCTCGCTTATTTGCGTTTTATGCGAGAATGTGGCTTGGAATCAGGGTTTTTTGGACGCCTGTCTAACTTTTCGGAGGAAAAGACCGTCAATCATCGGGATGGGAGCGTGCTAACCAAGGCAATGATGTGATGATGGGACAGCTTTGCTGATGAAACCGTCTCACCATTCAATATGTATTTGAGTTTGATGCCGTagcgtgtttgttttattttgatttggCTTTGTTTCTTAAGAATAGTTTAATGTACATGTATTAATTGAACTTGAAaagatgttttaaattaaatttgaatttatttgtgTTTCAATTCATGGGTGTTTGTGATGGTTCCTGTGGAGTGCGTACTTAGTGTCAGGTTGCATGCAGACATACGCTATTATAGAAacgtttga contains:
- the LOC120894700 gene encoding ADP-ribosylation factor-like protein 8: MLALLNRILDWFKSLFWKEEMELTLVGLQYSGKTTFVNVIASGQFCEDMIPTVGFNMRKVTKGNVTIKVWDIGGQPRFRSMWERYCRGVNAIVYMVDAADLDKMEASRNELHSLLDKPQLAGIPVLVLGNKRDIPGALEETGLIDRMNLSSIQDREICCYSISCKEKDNIDITLQWLIAHSKSQSR